The Thiorhodovibrio frisius genome segment CCGGCTAGGCCGACCAGTGCCAGTTTGTAGTCGGCGATGGCGCAAATCTGCGCGGCGCTCAGATTGGTGTGAATTTCAAGCGGCAGGCTGACATTCTCGCGCAGCGTCATGGCGCTCCAGAGGGCACCGCTTTGGTACATCACGCCCTGGCGGCGCATCAGGGCTGTGCGCTCTTGGGTGTTGCTGTGCCAGAGGTCCTGGTTCTGGATCAGAATGCGTCCCTGTGCTGGTCGCAGTAGGCCGGTTAGGGCGTGCATCAGGGTGCTCTTGCCGCAGCCGCTGCTGCCCATGATGATGAAAATATCCCCGCGCCGGATGACAAAGTTCAGATCCTGCTGGATGACGGTCTCGCCATAGGCTAGCTTGGTGTCGCATACCTGCACCATGGCTTGCTGTTTTTTTTGGGGCTCGGCTACCGACATCAGGACAGCCCGATGGCCTCGAACAACACCGTCAGCACGGCTGCGGCGATGACAATAAAGAGAATGGCCGTGACCACCGCCGAGGTCGTCGCGCGGCCGACTTCCGCCGCGCTGCGCCCGCACTGCATGCCGCGCAGGCAGCCGGAGGCGGCAACAATGGCGCCATAGACAGTGGCGCTGATCAGTCCCTGGGCGAGATGATTGACTGCGATGGCATTGCGGGTGGCCATCAGGTACTCACCGCTGGTCAGCCCCGCGACCATGGTGCCGACGAAGAGCCCACCGAGAATGCCGAACAGATTGGCATAGAGTGTTAACAGCGGCGTCATTAAGATGAGCGCCAGCATGCGTGGTAGCACCAGAAATTCCATCGGCGAGACGCCCAAGGTGCGCAGGGCGTCGATTTCCTCATTCGCCTGCATTGCGCCGATCTGCGCGGCAAAGGCAGCCCCTGTGCGTCCGGCCAGCACAATGGCGGTGACCAGGGCGCCGATTTGTATCACCATGGCCAGCCCGACCAGATCGGCGATATAAATGCGCGCCCCAAACTGCGCCAGCTGCTGGTTGCCGATGTAAGCCAGAATCATCCCAACCAGAAAGCACACCAGGCTGACAATGGGCAGGGCATCGGCGCCGGCGGATTCGATGATCAGCCAGAACTCCGACAGTCGAAAGCGGCTTTTGCCGCGCACAAAGCGCTGCACCGCCAGTGTGCCCTCGCCGAAGAAGTGCATGATTTCCCCGGTGGCATTGGCCAGGTCGATGAAATCCAGGCCCAGGCGCCCGAGAAAGCCCGGCTGCGCGGGTTCGGCCTCGGCCACCTTGTCCTGCTCGGGCGCAGACCCAGCCAGCTTGAGCAGCGCGCGCAGCGCCTCGGGCAGGGCGGAAAGATCACAGGCAATGCCGTCTATTTTGCAGGCTTGCTGTACGCTCAGGATAAACACCGCTAGGCTGGAGTCCCAGTCGGCGAGGTTGTTGGCGCTCAGGTCCAGCTGGTGCAGATCAACGGCCGCGCGCAGGCGCGCGATGGTGGGTTCGGGCGCAGGCAGGTCCAGGTCCATGCGCCAGCGCCCGCTGAGTTCGAGCCGGGCGGGTTGATCCTTGTGCAATGCGAGCTGCGCGCTGGCGGCTGCGCCAGGGCGCTCAGTGGTCGTCGTGTCGGGCAGGGAGGATGTCACGGCTGGCCTTGGAGTCTGGATAGGCGGGCGTCATTATTCTCGCTCAGAGCGCTTCGATGATACAGTGACCCTTTGCGCACCTGTGCGCAAGCCGAGACCGGGGTGAGCCGATTGCAGCCGGAGACCTTGCTAATGACCAAGACAACGCGCAAATGGCGCGAGCTGGCAGCCAGTGTCGGATTTTTGAACTGGCTGTTTAACCCCTTGCAGCGCAGCGATGTGCGCTCGGTTTACGATCTGCTTTTGGAGCAGTCGCCAACCACGCGCGCCCGCTATCTCAATCTGGGCTATTGGGCCGGGCTGGAACCTGGGGAAAACACCGGGGCGGACAGCCTGGATGACGCCTGTGATGCCCTGGTGCGCCTGGTCGGCAAGCGCGCCGGCCTGGGGGCTGATGATCGCCTGCTCGATGTGGGTTTCGGTTTCGGCGATCAGGACCTGTTGTGGTGGCGGGAGTTCGCGCCTAAACGCATCGTCGGGCTAAATATTACCGCCTCGCAGGTGGCCGTGGCCCGCAAGCGGGTGGCGGCACAGGAGCTCTCGCAGCAGATCGATCTGCGTCTGGGCTCGGCCACCGCCATGCCGGTCGCGGCCGGCTCGGTTGACGTGATTATTGCACTCGAGTGCGCCTTCCACTTCCAGACCCGTGAGCGCTTTTTTGCCGAGGCGCTGCGCGTGCTACGCCCGGGTGGGCGCCTGGTGCTGGCCGACATCATCCCCATGCCGTTGGTTGCTGGCGGTGGCGAACGCTGGCAGCAACGCCTGACCTGGGCGCTGGTGGCAGGCAAGTTTGCTATTCCCAAAGCCAATGCTTATCCGCTTGCTAGCTATGTGGACAAGCTGGCCGAGGCTGGCTTCGCACCGGTCGAGGTCGAGTCTATTCGTCATGATGTGTATCAGCCGCTGCATGCCCATCTGCGCGAACATCCAGACATTCTCGCGCGTTTGCATCCGCTGCTGGCCTTCGCGGTGCGTCTGGCACTCAAGGCGGATGCCAAGACTCTTTTCTCCGGACTCGACTATGTGCTGGCATCGGCGATCAAGCCGGGTGGCGCGCCGGCTGTTCCTGGTTAAAATACCCAAGACTTTGCGTTTTTGAGCTAGCCTTGACAATGAGTCCCTGGCAGCCGTTGGCTGATGGTCGCGGATTCTTGCCAGGTGTTTCTCAAGATGGAGGCAGGGAGGCCATAGGTTGCTGGGTGCGCGCACGGCTGTGATGGCGCCGATGCGCCGAATCAGAGGCTCCTGTCCGATATGGCATTGACTGAAGTGGCTGTCGAGCGGCTGCGTGTCGGGGTGTTCATTCATCTCGACACCCCCTGGATGCAGCACCCATTTCTGACCAGCAAGTTCAAACTCCGCTCAGAGAAGCAGCTCAAGGTTCTGCGTTCGCTCGGTGTCAAGCTGGTGCAGGTCGACGCGGAACGCAGTGACTGTGCGCCTTGGGAGCCCGCGGAAGTCCCGCCGCCAAGCCCCGAAGTCGGACTCGAGTCGGCGCTTGATGAGTTGGCTGAGGAGACCTTGGCCATTGCGGCCGATCCGGATCTGGATGCTGAGACAGCGGCCCTGTGGGAGGAGAAGAACCAGCGTATCCGCAAGCTTAAGGAAAGACGCGCACGTTTGAACCAATGCGCCAAGCGCTATACCACCTCGGTGATTTCGGCGCGCAAGCTGTTTCCACTGTTGGAGTCCATGCCCGGCGAGGCGCTGCGCGCGGCCAACGAACTGGTCGCGGGGATGATCGACGAGCTTGGTGCGGATCAGGAAACCACGGTGCAGCTGATCAACCTCAAACATCTCGAGGAGAACAGCTATTTTCATGCCATTAATGTGGTGGCACTGGCGCTGGTGTTGGGGCGCGAGCTGGCGCTCAATGTCAGGGATCTGCGCTTGCTTGGGCTAGGCGCGCTCTTCCATGACCTGGGGCACCAGCAGCTGCCGTCGCAAATTCTGCTCAAGAAAGGGCCT includes the following:
- a CDS encoding ABC transporter ATP-binding protein, whose amino-acid sequence is MSVAEPQKKQQAMVQVCDTKLAYGETVIQQDLNFVIRRGDIFIIMGSSGCGKSTLMHALTGLLRPAQGRILIQNQDLWHSNTQERTALMRRQGVMYQSGALWSAMTLRENVSLPLEIHTNLSAAQICAIADYKLALVGLAGFGDHYPSAISGGMRKRVGVARAIALDPELLFFDEPSAGLDPLSARRLDELLLQLRASLNTTMVVVTHELASIFTIADDAVFLDAERRTMLTTGNPRWLKEHSELAGVRAFLNRGET
- a CDS encoding ABC transporter permease, translating into MTSSLPDTTTTERPGAAASAQLALHKDQPARLELSGRWRMDLDLPAPEPTIARLRAAVDLHQLDLSANNLADWDSSLAVFILSVQQACKIDGIACDLSALPEALRALLKLAGSAPEQDKVAEAEPAQPGFLGRLGLDFIDLANATGEIMHFFGEGTLAVQRFVRGKSRFRLSEFWLIIESAGADALPIVSLVCFLVGMILAYIGNQQLAQFGARIYIADLVGLAMVIQIGALVTAIVLAGRTGAAFAAQIGAMQANEEIDALRTLGVSPMEFLVLPRMLALILMTPLLTLYANLFGILGGLFVGTMVAGLTSGEYLMATRNAIAVNHLAQGLISATVYGAIVAASGCLRGMQCGRSAAEVGRATTSAVVTAILFIVIAAAVLTVLFEAIGLS
- a CDS encoding HD-GYP domain-containing protein; this translates as MALTEVAVERLRVGVFIHLDTPWMQHPFLTSKFKLRSEKQLKVLRSLGVKLVQVDAERSDCAPWEPAEVPPPSPEVGLESALDELAEETLAIAADPDLDAETAALWEEKNQRIRKLKERRARLNQCAKRYTTSVISARKLFPLLESMPGEALRAANELVAGMIDELGADQETTVQLINLKHLEENSYFHAINVVALALVLGRELALNVRDLRLLGLGALFHDLGHQQLPSQILLKKGPFTRPELMLYRRHPAIGLQMAKRMPTLPRPVMEIIGKHHEHLDGSGYPQGLREQDLGMLTRVISIVNRYDNLCNGFAARRGLSPHQAVSLMYAKEKSHYDGQVLSAFISCLGVYPPGTVVRLEDERLAVVTSVNRDDLAKPNVLVYAPDVPKEEAVILDLSEEELGVRESLHVGALNQDQVEYLNVSDKLSYYFEKKKHGRRG
- a CDS encoding SAM-dependent methyltransferase — its product is MTKTTRKWRELAASVGFLNWLFNPLQRSDVRSVYDLLLEQSPTTRARYLNLGYWAGLEPGENTGADSLDDACDALVRLVGKRAGLGADDRLLDVGFGFGDQDLLWWREFAPKRIVGLNITASQVAVARKRVAAQELSQQIDLRLGSATAMPVAAGSVDVIIALECAFHFQTRERFFAEALRVLRPGGRLVLADIIPMPLVAGGGERWQQRLTWALVAGKFAIPKANAYPLASYVDKLAEAGFAPVEVESIRHDVYQPLHAHLREHPDILARLHPLLAFAVRLALKADAKTLFSGLDYVLASAIKPGGAPAVPG